The following are from one region of the Remersonia thermophila strain ATCC 22073 chromosome 6, whole genome shotgun sequence genome:
- a CDS encoding mitochondrial 54S ribosomal protein uL3m — protein sequence MAPRLPARCWRQLSSPSALSPSSSLLSKTCRLPAPTPVTLSAPAASTYLSTASARCARTGWSTLPPRTAKPYRFNQVTSGLPAPTTGPAAALKRKERTTPVRAGVLAVKKGMTVFMGKRGARIPCTVLQLDRVQTVFNKTRSKHGYWAVQVGMGERHPDNVGAPLLGYFEAKGIPPKQVLAEFRVRDESGLLPVGVQLQPDWFQVGQRVDVRSNSRGQGFAGGMKRHGFAGQEKSHGNSLNHRTIGSVGPSQGSGSRVLPGKKMPGRMGNQRVTVQNLPVLLVDNDLGIVVVKGCVAGPKGCIVRIQDACKKEPPARDFVQQARQRLEERFPDAEAHLQAARERHLELKAARRDKRIAELLEGGLTVPQSQADEIEQILAAAEEEDKGGRNAEVMA from the coding sequence aTGGCGCCCCGGCTGCccgcccgctgctggcggcagctttcgtcgccatccgccctctcgccgtcgtcgtctctcCTCTCCAAAACATGCCGCCTTccggccccgacgcccgtcaccctctccgcccccgccgcctccacctaCCTCtcaaccgcctcggcccgctgcgCCCGGACCGGGTGGTCGACGCTCCCGCCTCGCACCGCCAAGCCGTACCGCTTCAACCAGGTCACCTCGGGCCTGCCCGCCCCCACGacgggccccgccgccgccctcaagcgcAAGGAGCGCACCACCCcggtccgcgccggcgtgctggccgTCAAGAAGGGCATGACCGTCTTCATGGGCAAGCGCGGCGCGCGCATCCCGTGCACCGTGCTCCAGCTCGACCGGGTCCAGACCGTCTTCAACAAGACGCGGTCCAAGCACGGCTACTGGGCGGTGCAGGTCGGCATGGGCGAGCGGCACCCGGACAACGTCGGCGCCCCGCTGCTGGGCTACTTTGAGGCCAAGGGCATCCCGCCCAAgcaggtgctggccgagttTCGCGTGCGCGACGAGAGCGGCCTGCTGCCCGTGGGCGTGCAGCTCCAGCCGGACTGGTTCCAGGTCGGGCAGCGCGTCGACGTGCGCAGCAACTCGCGGGGCCAGGggttcgccggcggcatgaaGCGGCACGGCTTCGCGGGCCAGGAAAAGAGCCACGGCAACTCGCTCAACCACCGCACCATCGGCTCCGTCGGCCCCAGCCAGGGCAGCGGCTCGCGCGTGCTGCCCGGCAAGAAGATGCCCGGCCGCATGGGCAACCAGCGCGTCACGGTCCAGAACCTGCCCGTGCTCCTGGTCGACAACGACctgggcatcgtcgtcgtcaagggCTGCGTTGCCGGGCCCAAGGGCTGCATCGTGCGCATCCAGGACGCCTGCAAGAAGGAGCCCCCGGCCCGCGACTTTGTCCAACAGGCCCGCcagcggctcgaggagcgcttccccgacgccgaggcccacCTGCAGGCGGCCCGCGAGAGGCACCtggagctcaaggcggcccgccgcgacaaGAGGATagccgagctcctcgagggcggcttgACGGTGCCGCAAAGCCAGGCCGACGAAATCGAGCAgatcctggcggcggcggaagaggaggacaaggGAGGACGCAACGCCGAGGTGATGGCTTAG